TGCTTCTTTGACCGTCATTCTTGAAGCATCCAGATGAACCTGCAAGGAACGAATGCCAGGTGTCATTTCAATATAAGGAATATCTCCGCTATCTTGCAGTGTTTGCATGAGCACATACACCTGGAAGCGGTAGAGAAGATTTAACTCACGCTCTCCATATTCAATCAAAATGTTCTCATCCCCGGAACAACGGACCGTAATGGGAAACCGTCTATGCTCCTCATCAAATGCCAGTACAGGCATGTATTCTCCCGTAGAATGCTCTGGCAGCAATGGCAATACGGAGTCTCGTGATAGAGAATTCAAGTACTGCTCCTGCTCATATCTTAGCTGCTCTGCTTCTTCTATCGTAATCAGCTGGAATCGCACCTTATCCCCTGGACTTAATTGGCCGATCTTCCACAGCTCAGCTGATGCCGTTGTTACCGGGCAGACGAATCCACCTAGACTTGGGCCATCCGGTCCGAGTAATATAGGCATATCACCCGTTAGATCCAGTGCACCAACCGCATAAGCATTGTCATGGATATTCGAAGGATGCAGACCTGCATCTCCCCCGTCCTCTCTCGCCCACAGCGGCGCAGGGCCTATCAATCTCACACCTGTTCTTGAGCTGTTAAAATGAACCTCCCACTCTGTTTCAGTGAGCTGGTCCAAATATGCAGGAAGCAGATACTCTGACGTACAATGCGGTCCCGGTATAACTCCAATGGTCCATTCTCTTGTGTATATCGGACGCGAACCTTCAGCAAGTGGCTGCAGCGTTCCTCCATCGGTCTGGCTGGATACACGAATAACAGCGCCGGCTCTCAGAGCGCTCCCCGTATGTCCTCCGAAGCCGCCTAGTGTAAAGGTCGATGCACTACCTAATGTGAGAGGCATATCAAGACCGCCTGCTACGAGCAGATAAGCTCGCATCCCCTGCTTAGCTTCACCAAACTTAAGGATGGCACCTGCAGGTGCTACCGTCGGTGTATACAATTCTATAGGCACACCATTTAGTTCTGCCCCCATATCTGCACCCGTGATACAGAATGTAATCTTCTCTCTGAACAGATATTCTCCACCTCGAAGGGTCAGTTCAAGACCTGGCGCTTCCTCCTTGTTACCAAGGAGCTTGTTGCCGATCCGAAAAGCAAGACGGTCCATCGGTCCTGAAGGCGGAACGCCGATATCCCAATATCCCGTTCTTCCCGGAACATCCTGTACCGTCGTCTGCACACCGCCGCCCAGCACTTCGATCGCACGTTCTTCAGGCATGAAACCTCCAAGCATACGGGTGTATACTTCACCTTTTTGAAAGAGCTCGGTTTGGAGGAATGCCTCAATATAAGATTGATTTGTAGTGATTCCATAAATACGAAGACGTTGTAAAGCCTCTATCATTCTCGCAATGGCTTCAGATCTGGTATCCGCATGGACGATCAACTTGGCCAGCATCGGATCATATAGGGTCGTGATCTCCACCCCTTTTTGAATCCAGGATTCCACACGTACACCCTCCGGCCAGTGAATCGCATCAATTCGGCCATCACTTGGACGAAAATCATGGACACAATCCTCGGCATATAAACGAACCTGAAGGCTGTGGCCCTTGGACTGAGGCATATCTGTATTTAATATATCAAGTTCATTCGCCGCCTCTTTTACCATCCATTCCACCAGATCTATACCCAGCACTTCTTCCGTGACGCCGTGTTCTACCTGAAGACGTGTGTTCACTTCGAGAAAATAATATTGTTCATGCTCTGGATCGTACAAAAATTCAACCGTACCCGCATTCCGATAACCTGCCGTCATAGCAAGCCTCCGTGAACTGTTCAGCATCGCTGACCGCACATGATCTGGAAGCTGAGGTGCCGGTGTTTCCTCAATAATTTTTTGATTCCGTCTCTGTACAGAGCAATCTCGTTCGCCAAGGGCAGCAGCTTCACCGTTCGAGCTGCCGAAGATCTGTACCTCCACATGACGTGCTCTTGCAATATACTTCTCGAGAAAAACGCCGCCATCATTAAAGTTGCTTATCGCGAGGCGAGTTACCGAATCAAAGGCCGCTCGGAGCACAGTCTCATCCTCACAGATCCGCATTCCGATTCCTCCACCGCCTGCAGTTGATTTCAGCATGACAGGATATCCGATCGCTGCTGCCTGCTGTATAGCTGCTTCAACGGTATCGATCAGCCCGGTTCCCGGAAGAAGCGGAACACCCGCTTTCTCTGCCATGGCACGTGCAGTATGCTTTAGACCAAAGAGCTCAATATGCTCTGCAGATGGCCCGATAAAGACAATTCCATGATCCGCACAGGCTTGCGCAAAGGACGCATTCTCACTCAGGAACCCATATCCCGGATGAATAGCATCCGCGCCTGACTCCAGAGCCGTTTTTAATATGAGCTCTGCATTCACATAACTCTCCTTAGCGGGTCCATCCCCGATAAGAACCGCTTCATCCGCGTGCTCGACATGAAGACTGTCTCGATCGGCCTTCGTATACACAGCCACAGATGAAATCCCCATCTTTTTCAATGTGCGAATAATTCGAACCGCGATAGCACCGCGATTGGCAACAAGTACTTTTTTAAACATCGAATTGCTCCCCTTTCGCTTCCCAGATCAGAACCTCTGCCGGAGTAGGATTATAGCCATTGCAAGGATTGTTCAGCTGCGGACAATTGCTGATCAGCACAGTCACCGGCACAAGAGCAATGAGCTCTACATATCGCCCTGGACCAGAGATTCCATCTGCAAAAGTCAGCTCACCTTCCGGTGTAACAGGTACGTTCATAAAGAAGTTTACGTTAGGAGCCAGATCCCGCTTGGTGTACTCATTACGCTCAGATAACATCAGCATGAAGGTGTCTCTGCAGTTATGCATCGGAAGCTTGTCGTGTGCGTAACGTACGGTATTGCTCTGCGCCGAACAAGCTCCTCCGATCGTATCATGTCTGCCGCAAGTATCAGCCGTAATGCGAAGCAGCTCCAGTCCGGATTCTGCCAGTAATGTGGAGCCTGTTGTTAGATAGATATTGCCCTGATTTGATATGGTGCGTACAGCACTATAATGATCGGTTGGATTCTCGCTTGAATAAAAAAGAGTGTCCACTGCCTGATTGCCTTCCACATCTACGATTCGCAGCACCTGCCCCTGCTTCAGATCATAGAGCCAGCCTTCGCCTGCCGGAATGATCTGTTTATACACAGCATCTTCTGCCTTGAGACCGCTTGTTACAGAATTCATTGTACTCATCATTCGTTCGCTCCCTTCATCAATGCGTAAGCATTCCAGGTATTCTCAAACGCTCGTCTGTTCTCATCACAATGCGTTACACATGGATCGGTTTCAGTAACAGGCGCCGCATCCGCGACATCCACTTGAACACTCGATGCAGGATACTCTGTCGTAGGATCTAATGGATTAGGCGTGTTAGACAAGACCAGCAGCACATCCATTTCCGTTCGAAGGGTCACCGATCTACCTGCCGTGGATTGAGAGACATACTTCATCGTTCCATCCAGCTCACAGATAACTTTCGAGAAGAAGTTGATGGGTGTACTCAAGTCCCGCGGAGACAGATGATGTCTGTACATTTCCACAATTAAATTCTCTTCCCCATTTCTCAGCCGCTGGTTCCAATCCTTCTGATAATTTGTGACACCATACTTGTCATCCGTCATTTGCTTTGTTGTATATCCGGAGAGCGGATCATGCCAACCAACCGAATCCGCAGTAATCGAGGCCAGTACTCTGCCCTGATCACTCATTAACACATGTCCTTGTGTCAAAAATGCAGTATGCTGAGCTTTCAGTGTATCTGGCATATTGTATCTTTCCGATGGATAAGGTGCGTGAAACAATAATGTAGTCAGATTGGCCCTGTCACTTTGCGCTGTAAAGGTAATGGATTTACCTCTGCCCACATAAGCTGACCATTTGCCGCCCGGCTCTACTGTAATTGAGAATAATGCTGTCATGATCTCATTCCTCCAATGTGCAAATAAATATAAAAAAGCCCGGGAGAAACATCAAAGAACACTTTGATGGATTCTCCCGGGCTTTTTTCCCGCCGTGTACATCAGTGGATAACCACTGATGCGTTTTCTCTCGGACCAGCCAGCCGTGTATACGACCCGGAACCCTAGAAAACTTTGGTATGTAATTGTTGATGTCATAAATACTAACTCTAATTATCCGATAATGCAATATGTATTTCCAAATTATCACGGAATTCCACTAATTTATTTGCATTAAAGCACTATTCTTTATGTATTTTTCAACAAAACAGAACTTATGATCCCATATGTATCAAAAATAATGCTTGATTTTTGAAAAAAACCCTGAAACAATGTGAGAAGAAATGACATGAACGAATTAACAGAGAAATGAGCAATTGGAGGAGGATGTATATGTCAGAAACCATAACACTTAAAAGAGATCTATCACTCACTCATGTTGTGACCATGGGACTTGCCTGGATGTCCCCCATGATTTTCTTTACAAGCTTCGGCGTGCTTCATGAAGGTTCAGGAGGGATGCTGCTGGCAGCCTATGTTCTGGCCTTTGCAGCGATTTTATTTACAGCAGCAAGCTATGGTCAGATGGCAAGGGCGTTTCCTGTATCCGGTTCTGCCTATACCTATGTAAGTAAAGCAATGAACCCTTTTATGGGCTTCATCGTCGGCTGGGTCATATTGCTGGATTACTTGTTCTCCTGTATTGTCGCCGTTCTGATGTTTGGCATTAATCTTCATGCCCAGTTCCCGACTGTACCCTCTTATGCATGGATCACCCTGCTGACGCTTGTCGTCATGACCATTAATATAATCGGGATAAAGACCTCTGCCAACATAAATAAGATTTTTGTCATGATGCAAATTTTGTTTATCGCCAGCTTTTGCGCATTTCTTGCCTACAAAGCAGTAACTGAAGGATTTACTGCCGGATTGAATCCTTTGAGCAGCACGAGTGGAGTTTCTTTCTCCTCTATTTTGGCCGGTGCTTCCCTTGTCTGCTTTTCATTTCTTGGCTTCGATTCGATTACAACAATGGCGGAAGAAACCAAAGACCCCAAGAAGACCATTCCTCGTGCCATCATGATTATTGTGATCGCTGCAGGAATCATGTATTTTGTGACAGCATACCTCATTCAGCAGCTATATCCCTCCCTCACATTTAGTCATATCGACGCTGCCGGATTCGAACTCATGCAGATGATTGGCGGGGGTTTACTTGCATCGATTTTCACTTTTGTTATTATCTTTTCCATACTTGCGCAAGGAATGGCCTCCATGACTACGGTGTCACGCCTTCTCTTGGTCATGGGCAGATCCTCCCTGCTTCCGAGCAAATTCAGCTCCATTCATCCCAAATTCCGGACTCCGGTGTTTAACATCGTACTCGTCAGCATCATTTCCTTGTTCGCTATGTTTATCCGTCTTGAAACTGCCATCATGTTTGTCAGCTTCGGAGCACTGACCGCATTTCTGTTCGTAAACTTATCTGTCATATTTCATTACATAATCCGGAATAAGCAGCGAGAACCTAAAGACCTCGTATTCCGCCTTGCATTCCCGCTTATTGGTGCTGGATTTGTATTCTATCTGATCACCTTGCTCGAGCTTTCGTCTCTCCTGCTCGGGACCAGTTGGATTGCGTTAGGACTCATATTGTA
This sequence is a window from Paenibacillus urinalis. Protein-coding genes within it:
- the uca gene encoding urea carboxylase is translated as MFKKVLVANRGAIAVRIIRTLKKMGISSVAVYTKADRDSLHVEHADEAVLIGDGPAKESYVNAELILKTALESGADAIHPGYGFLSENASFAQACADHGIVFIGPSAEHIELFGLKHTARAMAEKAGVPLLPGTGLIDTVEAAIQQAAAIGYPVMLKSTAGGGGIGMRICEDETVLRAAFDSVTRLAISNFNDGGVFLEKYIARARHVEVQIFGSSNGEAAALGERDCSVQRRNQKIIEETPAPQLPDHVRSAMLNSSRRLAMTAGYRNAGTVEFLYDPEHEQYYFLEVNTRLQVEHGVTEEVLGIDLVEWMVKEAANELDILNTDMPQSKGHSLQVRLYAEDCVHDFRPSDGRIDAIHWPEGVRVESWIQKGVEITTLYDPMLAKLIVHADTRSEAIARMIEALQRLRIYGITTNQSYIEAFLQTELFQKGEVYTRMLGGFMPEERAIEVLGGGVQTTVQDVPGRTGYWDIGVPPSGPMDRLAFRIGNKLLGNKEEAPGLELTLRGGEYLFREKITFCITGADMGAELNGVPIELYTPTVAPAGAILKFGEAKQGMRAYLLVAGGLDMPLTLGSASTFTLGGFGGHTGSALRAGAVIRVSSQTDGGTLQPLAEGSRPIYTREWTIGVIPGPHCTSEYLLPAYLDQLTETEWEVHFNSSRTGVRLIGPAPLWAREDGGDAGLHPSNIHDNAYAVGALDLTGDMPILLGPDGPSLGGFVCPVTTASAELWKIGQLSPGDKVRFQLITIEEAEQLRYEQEQYLNSLSRDSVLPLLPEHSTGEYMPVLAFDEEHRRFPITVRCSGDENILIEYGERELNLLYRFQVYVLMQTLQDSGDIPYIEMTPGIRSLQVHLDASRMTVKEAAARIMEIDLQLPELESIEVPSRIVKLPLSWDDPATRLAIERYQQNVRPDAPWCPSNLEFIRRMNGLGSLEEVAEIVFNASYLVMGLGDVYLGAPVAVPLDPRHRLVTTKYNPARTWTPENAVGIGGAYLCVYGMEGPGGYQFVGRTVQMWNKFRETDNFEQGKPWLLRFFDQLRFYPVSEDELLQMREDFPRGEFKVEVEETTFKLGEYLHWLESIENESSEFRHQQQSAFQAERAYWKELGIAEYLAEPEVHASFGEEDLPEGSLGVNSSMSGSVWKVLVEEGQQVKKGDTIIIEESMKMEFPQTAPFDGIISSIYVTSGDQVRSGDCIAAITPVEQEATAS
- a CDS encoding urea amidolyase associated protein UAAP2, which gives rise to MSTMNSVTSGLKAEDAVYKQIIPAGEGWLYDLKQGQVLRIVDVEGNQAVDTLFYSSENPTDHYSAVRTISNQGNIYLTTGSTLLAESGLELLRITADTCGRHDTIGGACSAQSNTVRYAHDKLPMHNCRDTFMLMLSERNEYTKRDLAPNVNFFMNVPVTPEGELTFADGISGPGRYVELIALVPVTVLISNCPQLNNPCNGYNPTPAEVLIWEAKGEQFDV
- a CDS encoding urea amidolyase associated protein UAAP1; translation: MTALFSITVEPGGKWSAYVGRGKSITFTAQSDRANLTTLLFHAPYPSERYNMPDTLKAQHTAFLTQGHVLMSDQGRVLASITADSVGWHDPLSGYTTKQMTDDKYGVTNYQKDWNQRLRNGEENLIVEMYRHHLSPRDLSTPINFFSKVICELDGTMKYVSQSTAGRSVTLRTEMDVLLVLSNTPNPLDPTTEYPASSVQVDVADAAPVTETDPCVTHCDENRRAFENTWNAYALMKGANE
- a CDS encoding APC family permease, yielding MSETITLKRDLSLTHVVTMGLAWMSPMIFFTSFGVLHEGSGGMLLAAYVLAFAAILFTAASYGQMARAFPVSGSAYTYVSKAMNPFMGFIVGWVILLDYLFSCIVAVLMFGINLHAQFPTVPSYAWITLLTLVVMTINIIGIKTSANINKIFVMMQILFIASFCAFLAYKAVTEGFTAGLNPLSSTSGVSFSSILAGASLVCFSFLGFDSITTMAEETKDPKKTIPRAIMIIVIAAGIMYFVTAYLIQQLYPSLTFSHIDAAGFELMQMIGGGLLASIFTFVIIFSILAQGMASMTTVSRLLLVMGRSSLLPSKFSSIHPKFRTPVFNIVLVSIISLFAMFIRLETAIMFVSFGALTAFLFVNLSVIFHYIIRNKQREPKDLVFRLAFPLIGAGFVFYLITLLELSSLLLGTSWIALGLILYTINRARSAKDGVVLGEIEKAV